A genome region from Anastrepha ludens isolate Willacy chromosome 3, idAnaLude1.1, whole genome shotgun sequence includes the following:
- the LOC128857345 gene encoding pyridoxal-dependent decarboxylase domain-containing protein 1 — translation MSSAGEEPRVAEIAASSIRSGLAELELKSAQVLRGLENIKTAPINETPVALPESAADTVDAGGNANTQNEANSPPDIPTTPKHTTLLYGDCKPPGEILKSLETLITYSESDDDPEFPLPGLDDVAQLALISHSIVAYLTHLDRQHLVRVSSSIAGDTTRWLGTLFRFLDPGSSFHTDNADAILRAVRLAIVARCPGYLEGGIPALAHPCFYISENTTPLRLQYACRQLGIPLDAIRLIPANSTFGTMDLSLLLKQVQADLSANRTPLLVVADVGASLCGYVDNLQRMSDICRTHNIWLHATGHGLAALACAQGPNTISGIVDSIVLNLGSWLGVPSLPIVLLHRQLQNSALTAFESDPILSRRLHSLSLWTSLQALGRDAIAERIHVAFQTCSILFEITSKCEGVRVVSRAPGGQSGTTLNDVINKPLDANLLFETVASVVVFQFDGSATVPTTVGKTDNEHLNALENSGKVFEKLGNASYFDRLNSWLGQILQRDCPNFDFEIIEHPTQGTCVRYCPLELGLGEQPPTSENLESFAHFLDGNVDILRSTIKHKATFIRLVEKSDVLRMVNLPEWAGMGGVRFVPEGWESLLTDQAKTELNKLNADLVEALKSTDNAFSLGEGIDGLICVRFGMVTRETDVEELLDLVVSVGKSVQENSRVLDTMSEIVKKGIEAATADLQRETEEKMWQDGILRHVPVVGRVFNWWSPPAKEAGGIKGRSLNLTQGVVESTENIYRYHMQMSGSPHQTGRSPPTPMVQTPVISAANAAPPVFPDPASQMQTAPLQQQQQQQQQLQTQQSTTNSIAEASDGHARNISQSSEHSSVPELVPVNNANAIVINNGK, via the exons atgtccAGCGCCGGTGAAGAGCCACGCGTAGCAGAAATTGCCGCATCCAGT ATTCGTTCCGGGTTAGCTGAACTTGAATTGAAATCGGCGCAAGTATTGCGAGgtctggaaaatattaaaaccgCACCAATTAATGAAACACCCGTTGCGTTGCCGGAAAGTGCCGCAGACACTGTTGACGCTGGTGGAAATGCCAACACACAAAATGAAGCGAACTCGCCGCCCGATATTCCAACTACGCCAAAACATACAACACTGTTGTATGGCGACTGTAAGCCACCGGGCGAAATATTAAAATCGCTCGAAACCCTAATCACTTATTCTGAGTCCGATGATGATCCGGAATTTCCCCTACCTGGCCTGGATGATGTGGCACAATTAGCGTTAATATCGCATAGTATTGTTGCCTACCTTACGCATCTAGATCGCCAGCACTTAGTGCGCGTATCCAGCAGCATTGCCGGAGACACCACACGCTGGCTGGGTACACTCTTTCGTTTCCTCGATCCGGGCAGTAGTTTTCACACAGACAACGCCGATGCTATACTGCGAGCAGTGCGTTTGGCGATAGTGGCACGTTGTCCTGGCTACCTCGAAGGTGGCATACCAGCATTAGCGCATCCATGCTTCTACATTTCGGAAAATACAACACCGCTGCGACTGCAATATGCTTGCCGTCAGCTGGGCATACCCTTGGATGCGATACGTCTGATACCGGCCAACAGTACTTTCGGCACAATGGATCTATCGCTGCTGCTCAAACAGGTGCAAGCAGATTTGAGTGCCAATCGTACACCCTTACTAGTGGTGGCTGATGTGGGTGCGTCATTGTGTGGTTACGTTGACAATTTGCAGCGCATGAGTGACATCTGCCGGACGCACAACATTTGGCTGCATGCCACTGGGCATGGATTGGCAGCGCTGGCGTGCGCGCAGGGGCCAAATACG ATCAGCGGCATTGTTGACTCAATTGTTTTGAATTTGGGCAGTTGGTTGGGCGTACCAAGCCTACCCATAGTG CTACTTCATCGTCAATTGCAAAATTCTGCACTAACCGCCTTCGAATCGGATCCGATACTATCGCGTCGCCTACATTCGCTATCGCTATGGACCAGCCTGCAAGCTTTAGGACGCGATGCAATTGCCGAACGTATTCATGTTGCATTCCAAACGTGTAGTATTCTCTTTGAGATCACATCCAAGTGTGAAGGTGTGCGTGTAGTG AGTCGCGCACCTGGCGGCCAATCAGGCACCACGCTGAACGATGTCATAAATAAGCCTTTAGACGCTAAT TTGCTTTTCGAGACTGTTGCATCTGTGGTGGTATTTCAATTCGATGGCAGCGCCACTGTACCAACAACAGTCGGTAAAACCGATAACGAGCATTTGAACGCGTTGGAGAATAGCGGTAAGGTGTTCGAGAAGCTCGGTAATGCCTCGTACTTTGATCGCTTGAATTCTTGGTTGGGACAAATTCTGCAACGCGATTGCCCTAAT TTTGATTTCGAAATCATTGAGCATCCCACACAAGGTACTTGCGTCCGCTACTGCCCACTGGAGTTGGGTTTGGGCGAGCAGCCGCCCACATCGGAGAATTTAGAGAGTTTCGCTCATTTTCTCGATGGCAATGTGGATATTTTACGCTCTACGATTAAACACAAAGCCACATTTATACGGTTGGTGGAGAAGAGCGATGTGCTGCGTATGGTGAATCTGCCCGAATGGGCGGGTATGGGTGGTGTGCGTTTTGTGCCCGAAGGTTGGGAGTCATTACTCACCGATCAAgccaaaacagagttaaataaGCTAAATGCCGATCTCGTTGAAGCATTAAAGTCAACCGATAATGCGTTCTCGCTGGGCGAGGGCATAGATGGACTAATCTGCGTGCGCTTCGGCATGGTTACGCGTGAAACAGATGTCGAAGAGCTGTTGGATTTAGTTGTTTCGGTGGGCAAGAGTGTGCAAGAGAATTCAAGGGTGTTGGATACCATGTCGGAAATCGTGAAAAAG GGCATCGAGGCTGCCACCGCCGATTTGCAGCGCGAAACCGAGGAGAAGATGTGGCAAGACGGCATACTGCGACATGTGCCCGTTGTGGGGCGTGTCTTCAATTGGTGGTCACCGCCCGCTAAAGAGGCTGGTGGTATCAAAGGACGCAGTCTCAATCTAACGCAAGGCGTTGTCGAGAGCACCGAAAACATTTACAG ATATCACATGCAAATGTCGGGCTCGCCACATCAAACAGGACGCTCACCACCCACACCCATGGTGCAAACTCCCGTCATCTCCGCTGCCAATGCAGCGCCGCCAGTCTTTCCCGATCCAGCATCACAAATGCAAACAGCaccattacaacaacaacaacagcagcagcagcagctgcaaaCGCAACAGTCAACTACGAATAGTATCGCTGAGGCCAGTGATGGTCATGCGCGCAATATAAGCCAAAGTAGTGAACATTCTTCGGTGCCTGAATTGGTGCCCGTCAATAACGCGAATGCGATTGTAATTAATAATGGCAAATAA